The Anaeromusa acidaminophila DSM 3853 genome has a window encoding:
- a CDS encoding LytS/YhcK type 5TM receptor domain-containing protein, which yields MEDSLLLKMAERMSIAATLAFLLSQTSLLQRLNYRSVTIFDKVKLAVIFGLIGIVGTYAGIPVDDALANSRVVGVMAAGLIGGPVMGAAAGLIAGGHRYFLFGGFSAFSCALANLVEGLFAGMVRKWYPHAALPWWVVLASGVVGEVLQMAIILLTARPFDMALTLVEHIALPMIVANSIGLTIFMAIIRMTMDVQQQAGAAQSQKALAIAAETLAYFRKGLDEASAQAAADIIYATGSYHAVAVTNATEVLAFVGDEAEHHRDRRHELTKATLRVLDSGEIYVARTREEIGCPCGICRLESAIVAPLKRGEQVIGSFKLYYTNSKLLNQSDVVFAKGLAQLFSIQLELAEIDRQAKLVARAELKALQAQINPHFLFNTLNTITSLIRTKPDQARELLQKLGSIFRFALQKAGHAITLEEELAQVRAYLAIEKARYEEKLCIEENIDERLGACLIPSLIIQPIVENAVVHGLKPKVEGGTIWLDVQQRGSDVVIVIRDDGAGMDLQTCHPLEQNSVAHIGMQNVHERLQGQYGGSYGLTVQSAPEEGTVVTLVLPCKTRSEEEHAQQHHCG from the coding sequence ATGGAAGATTCCTTGTTGCTAAAAATGGCGGAACGCATGAGTATTGCGGCGACGCTGGCTTTTTTACTTTCCCAGACATCGTTGTTGCAGCGGCTAAATTATCGGTCAGTGACCATTTTCGACAAAGTGAAGCTGGCTGTGATTTTCGGATTGATCGGTATTGTCGGTACCTATGCGGGCATTCCGGTGGACGATGCATTAGCCAATTCAAGGGTGGTAGGCGTCATGGCGGCGGGGCTTATTGGCGGGCCTGTCATGGGAGCTGCCGCCGGGCTGATTGCTGGCGGGCATCGGTATTTTTTGTTTGGCGGTTTTTCCGCTTTTTCCTGTGCCCTAGCCAATCTGGTAGAAGGGCTGTTTGCCGGGATGGTGCGCAAATGGTATCCTCATGCGGCGCTGCCTTGGTGGGTGGTACTGGCGAGCGGCGTTGTCGGGGAAGTGCTGCAAATGGCTATTATTTTGCTGACGGCCAGACCGTTCGACATGGCATTGACGTTGGTAGAGCATATTGCATTGCCGATGATAGTGGCTAACTCCATTGGTTTGACTATTTTTATGGCTATTATTCGTATGACTATGGATGTACAGCAGCAAGCTGGCGCGGCGCAGTCGCAAAAAGCGCTGGCGATTGCCGCGGAGACACTGGCTTATTTCCGGAAGGGCTTGGATGAAGCGTCTGCACAAGCGGCCGCTGATATTATCTATGCTACCGGCAGTTATCATGCTGTGGCGGTAACCAATGCTACGGAAGTACTGGCTTTTGTGGGAGATGAAGCGGAACACCATCGGGATCGGCGCCATGAATTAACGAAGGCTACCTTGCGGGTGTTGGATAGCGGCGAAATCTATGTAGCTAGGACGCGCGAAGAAATTGGCTGTCCTTGTGGTATTTGTCGCCTAGAGAGTGCCATTGTAGCGCCGTTGAAGCGGGGCGAGCAAGTAATTGGCAGCTTTAAACTTTACTATACGAATTCCAAGCTTTTAAATCAGTCGGATGTGGTTTTTGCCAAAGGATTGGCGCAGCTTTTTTCAATTCAACTAGAACTGGCGGAAATTGACCGCCAGGCAAAACTGGTAGCTCGGGCAGAGTTGAAAGCGCTGCAGGCGCAAATTAATCCTCATTTTTTATTTAATACGCTCAATACGATTACTTCGCTGATTCGCACCAAGCCCGATCAGGCGAGGGAACTGCTGCAGAAGCTGGGCTCTATTTTTCGCTTTGCTTTGCAAAAAGCGGGGCATGCCATTACCTTGGAAGAAGAGCTGGCGCAGGTGCGGGCGTATTTGGCGATTGAAAAAGCCCGTTATGAGGAAAAATTGTGTATTGAAGAAAATATTGATGAACGCTTAGGCGCTTGTCTAATACCGTCTTTGATTATCCAACCTATTGTTGAAAACGCTGTGGTTCATGGTTTGAAGCCTAAAGTAGAAGGCGGAACCATTTGGCTGGATGTGCAGCAGCGAGGCTCGGATGTGGTTATTGTGATTCGCGATGACGGCGCGGGTATGGATTTGCAGACGTGTCATCCCCTGGAGCAGAATTCAGTGGCGCATATTGGCATGCAGAATGTACATGAGCGTTTACAGGGACAATATGGCGGCTCCTATGGGCTGACCGTACAAAGCGCCCCGGAAGAGGGAACGGTGGTCACCTTGGTGCTGCCGTGCAAGACAAGGAGTGAAGAAGAGCATGCTCAGCAGCATCATTGTGGATGA
- a CDS encoding LytR/AlgR family response regulator transcription factor: MLSSIIVDDERPARDELCYLLSLVPGVAVKGEAQNAAEGIQLAAQEQPDVVFLDISMRDMDGLAAAALIRKVAPGTMIVFATAYDEYAIKAFELGAVDYLLKPFEEERIRQTVQRLQAYQKEEKHAAVERVDEVLEEARIQIDKLPVEKNGSIRLLNYGEIVYAYAKAGNVTVVTAKDEAIYNGTLCELEERMNGTHMMRVHKSYVVNLDKIREVVPWFKGTYWLKMEHYPEVEIPVSKSQIKELKIILGLK; this comes from the coding sequence ATGCTCAGCAGCATCATTGTGGATGACGAGAGGCCGGCCAGAGACGAACTGTGCTACCTATTGTCGCTGGTTCCAGGCGTAGCGGTGAAGGGAGAAGCGCAAAATGCCGCCGAAGGAATACAGTTGGCGGCCCAGGAGCAACCGGATGTAGTGTTTTTGGATATTAGCATGCGAGATATGGACGGTTTGGCGGCGGCGGCATTGATTCGCAAAGTAGCTCCCGGGACGATGATTGTGTTTGCTACGGCTTATGATGAGTATGCTATCAAAGCCTTTGAATTGGGGGCGGTGGACTATCTTCTTAAGCCTTTTGAGGAAGAGCGGATTCGGCAGACAGTGCAGCGCTTGCAGGCATATCAAAAAGAGGAAAAACATGCGGCAGTAGAGCGGGTTGATGAAGTGCTGGAAGAGGCGAGAATTCAAATTGATAAGCTGCCCGTAGAAAAGAATGGCAGTATTCGTCTTTTGAATTATGGGGAAATTGTCTACGCTTATGCTAAAGCCGGCAATGTGACCGTTGTAACGGCAAAGGATGAAGCCATCTATAACGGAACGTTGTGTGAGCTGGAAGAACGCATGAATGGTACGCACATGATGCGGGTGCATAAAAGCTATGTAGTCAATTTAGATAAGATTCGGGAAGTGGTGCCCTGGTTTAAAGGAACCTATTGGCTAAAGATGGAGCATTATCCAGAAGTAGAAATACCTGTAAGTAAAAGCCAAATTAAAGAACTAAAAATCATTTTGGGCTTAAAATAA
- a CDS encoding carbon starvation CstA family protein, whose amino-acid sequence MNGLYLVLISALVLSLCYRFYGAFIAAKVLALDGKRPTPAVVHEDGHDYVPTNKWVLFGHHFAAIAGAGPLVGPVLAAQFGYLPSMLWILIGACLGGAVHDMIILFASIRHDGKSIAEIAKEEIGQSAGLAAAIAVIFILVITMAGMGIAVANALFNSPWGAFTVGATIPIALFIGVYMRYLRPGHIGEASFVGVVLVIAAVVGGAWIQHSSWAPFFTLSRVQLDIILPLYGFVAAALPVWLLLAPRDYLSTYMKIGTIGALALGIIIVQPQIHMPAVTSFISGGGPVVPGPVWPFVCITVACGAISGFHSVIATGTTPKMLTNESEILPIGFGAMLAESFISVMALIAATSLIPADYFAINSVPEAFAKLGMNVQELPMLSQMVGENVAGRPGGAVSLAVGMAHIFSQIPGLGEFMSFLYHFAIMFEALFILTIIDAGTRVGRYLLQEVGGMIYKPLGDANWTPGVVFTSALISFAWGYLIFGGSIASIWPLFGLSNQLLASMALAIGTTMLLRMGKAKYAWVTLAPLCFMLVTAVTAGFYNIFEFYLPKGQLLLAGASVVMMFLIVFVIVDSVKVWRSILKDTQKNLKQAM is encoded by the coding sequence ATGAATGGTTTGTATCTCGTTCTAATCTCGGCATTGGTTTTGAGCCTGTGCTATCGCTTCTATGGTGCCTTCATCGCCGCAAAGGTGCTGGCCTTGGACGGAAAGCGTCCAACACCGGCTGTTGTGCATGAAGACGGTCATGATTATGTGCCCACCAACAAATGGGTGCTCTTTGGACATCATTTTGCCGCTATTGCTGGCGCAGGTCCGTTGGTCGGACCGGTCTTGGCGGCGCAGTTTGGTTATCTGCCGAGCATGTTGTGGATTCTGATTGGCGCCTGTTTGGGCGGCGCGGTTCATGACATGATTATCTTATTTGCTTCGATTCGCCATGACGGTAAATCCATTGCGGAAATCGCCAAAGAAGAAATCGGCCAATCTGCAGGCTTGGCAGCAGCTATCGCCGTTATCTTCATTTTGGTCATTACCATGGCCGGCATGGGGATTGCCGTGGCAAATGCGCTCTTTAACAGTCCTTGGGGTGCTTTTACCGTAGGGGCTACCATCCCGATAGCTCTTTTCATTGGTGTTTACATGCGTTACCTGCGTCCCGGCCACATCGGCGAAGCATCTTTCGTTGGCGTGGTTCTGGTGATTGCGGCGGTTGTAGGCGGTGCTTGGATTCAGCATTCTTCATGGGCTCCTTTCTTCACACTAAGCCGCGTGCAACTGGATATCATTTTACCGCTGTATGGTTTTGTGGCCGCCGCACTTCCTGTATGGCTGCTGTTGGCGCCTCGAGACTACTTGAGCACCTACATGAAAATCGGCACTATTGGTGCGTTGGCCTTGGGGATTATCATTGTGCAGCCGCAGATTCATATGCCTGCAGTGACTTCGTTCATCAGCGGCGGCGGCCCGGTTGTGCCTGGCCCGGTTTGGCCTTTTGTCTGCATTACCGTAGCTTGCGGCGCTATTTCCGGTTTCCACTCGGTTATTGCGACCGGTACGACACCAAAAATGCTGACCAATGAAAGTGAAATCCTGCCTATCGGCTTTGGTGCCATGCTGGCGGAATCTTTTATCAGCGTCATGGCTTTGATTGCTGCAACCAGCTTGATTCCTGCGGATTATTTTGCAATTAACAGCGTGCCCGAAGCGTTTGCGAAATTAGGTATGAACGTCCAAGAACTGCCTATGCTTTCGCAAATGGTAGGAGAAAATGTGGCTGGCCGTCCCGGCGGTGCTGTTTCGCTGGCGGTGGGCATGGCCCATATTTTCTCGCAAATTCCTGGTTTGGGCGAATTTATGTCCTTCCTCTATCACTTTGCCATTATGTTTGAAGCCCTCTTTATTTTGACGATCATTGATGCCGGCACTCGTGTTGGCCGATACCTGCTGCAAGAAGTAGGAGGCATGATTTACAAGCCGTTGGGAGACGCCAACTGGACACCCGGCGTTGTCTTCACAAGCGCACTGATTTCCTTTGCTTGGGGTTACTTGATTTTTGGCGGCTCGATTGCCTCCATTTGGCCTCTTTTTGGTCTTTCCAATCAGCTTTTGGCTAGTATGGCGTTGGCTATCGGCACGACGATGCTGCTTCGTATGGGCAAAGCCAAATACGCCTGGGTTACCCTGGCGCCGCTTTGCTTCATGCTGGTGACGGCGGTAACCGCTGGCTTCTATAACATCTTTGAGTTCTACCTGCCTAAAGGGCAGTTGCTGTTGGCGGGGGCCAGCGTGGTCATGATGTTCCTCATTGTCTTTGTCATTGTGGACTCTGTTAAAGTATGGCGGTCTATTTTGAAAGATACGCAAAAGAACTTGAAACAAGCCATGTAA
- a CDS encoding CC/Se motif family (seleno)protein, with protein sequence MLTFTEPARSLAREKKKPVYLEMAPIINECCFAMRESPAVRFGEPRDKSLYQLASIEGLSVYVPKELPDIPLKINVRNILGWKTLFVEGWKLA encoded by the coding sequence ATGCTGACTTTTACAGAACCGGCCCGCTCTTTGGCTCGGGAAAAGAAGAAACCTGTCTATCTGGAAATGGCGCCGATTATCAATGAATGCTGTTTTGCTATGAGAGAGAGTCCGGCAGTGCGTTTTGGCGAACCTAGGGATAAAAGCTTGTATCAACTGGCTTCCATTGAAGGCTTGTCCGTATATGTACCCAAGGAACTGCCCGATATTCCGCTGAAGATCAACGTGCGCAATATTTTGGGTTGGAAAACCTTATTTGTAGAAGGTTGGAAGCTGGCGTAA
- a CDS encoding bile acid:sodium symporter family protein: MKILEMLARGICKGMPLWVVIFSALAFFQPAPFKAIGPYISYMLGIIMLGMGLTMSLEDFRLVFTRPKDVFFGVFFRYLIMPIVGVSIAYALELPPALAAGMVLLGACPSGTGSNVMTYLSKGDTALSVTVSSVNTILAPVLTTYLFSLLAGGLIPIDLWGLFLDSVKIVLVPVGLGVFLHTIAPSAVNKMTKVVPAVSVIFIVAIIASVVALNASKMATMALIICAAVCIHNVVGLLLGYTAGRAVGMPEKKSRAITFEIGMENSGLAVALALAHLDPMAALPGALMSVWEYIIGSLLAGYWASKPVEEEAEQELAA, encoded by the coding sequence ATGAAAATTTTAGAAATGCTGGCGCGTGGAATTTGCAAAGGAATGCCGTTGTGGGTGGTGATTTTTTCAGCGCTGGCTTTTTTTCAGCCGGCGCCCTTTAAGGCAATTGGTCCCTACATTTCCTATATGTTGGGGATTATCATGTTGGGGATGGGGCTGACCATGTCCTTAGAGGATTTTCGCTTGGTTTTTACAAGGCCTAAAGATGTCTTTTTCGGCGTGTTTTTTCGCTATTTGATTATGCCGATCGTTGGCGTCAGTATTGCCTATGCGCTGGAACTGCCGCCGGCGCTGGCGGCGGGGATGGTTCTTTTGGGAGCTTGCCCCAGTGGTACGGGGTCCAACGTGATGACGTATCTGTCCAAAGGCGATACCGCTCTTTCCGTGACGGTGTCCAGTGTAAATACTATTTTAGCACCGGTACTGACGACCTACTTGTTTTCCTTATTGGCGGGCGGCTTGATTCCTATTGACCTTTGGGGGCTATTTCTGGATAGCGTCAAAATCGTACTAGTACCCGTTGGGCTAGGTGTTTTTTTGCATACCATTGCGCCCAGTGCGGTCAACAAGATGACCAAAGTGGTTCCTGCAGTATCGGTTATCTTTATTGTGGCAATTATTGCTTCAGTTGTGGCATTAAATGCGTCGAAGATGGCGACGATGGCTTTAATCATCTGTGCTGCTGTGTGTATCCATAACGTGGTAGGATTATTGTTGGGATACACCGCCGGTCGCGCCGTGGGGATGCCTGAGAAAAAATCGCGCGCCATTACCTTTGAAATTGGTATGGAAAATTCCGGCTTGGCCGTGGCCTTGGCGTTGGCCCATTTAGATCCTATGGCGGCGCTGCCGGGGGCGTTAATGAGCGTTTGGGAATACATTATCGGTAGCTTATTAGCGGGATATTGGGCCAGTAAGCCAGTGGAAGAAGAGGCGGAGCAAGAACTGGCGGCGTAG
- a CDS encoding PhzF family phenazine biosynthesis protein — protein sequence MRYFHVDVFADKPLQGNGLAVFFPPEAGIEDGGLLAMAQEFKQFETIFLYPQAPGRARARIFTVEEELAFAGHPVLGAAAVLHELHYPREEQAELQIVLPESEVVLRSTRLATSFRVEMELEKTHFGHSLSADEAKVVAAALQLQPDDLHAAYPLEVASNGLPYLLVPVRQHLEEARIVAPDFAELLALWGAKFVYVFQPETLEARTWDNQGLVEDVATGSAAGPLYSYLVRHGRCRKGERITISQGRQVGRPSRIYGWVAEDDRVTIQGEVVFFAEGMLAASVAERFARSEAAGGKA from the coding sequence ATGCGATATTTTCATGTAGATGTTTTTGCAGATAAGCCTCTGCAAGGTAATGGCTTGGCAGTGTTTTTTCCGCCGGAAGCTGGAATTGAAGACGGTGGTTTACTTGCTATGGCGCAGGAGTTTAAACAATTTGAAACCATCTTTTTATATCCGCAGGCGCCAGGAAGGGCGCGAGCGCGCATTTTTACGGTGGAGGAAGAGCTGGCTTTTGCAGGGCATCCGGTGTTAGGGGCGGCAGCGGTTTTGCATGAACTCCATTATCCAAGAGAGGAGCAGGCGGAGTTGCAGATTGTGTTGCCTGAAAGCGAGGTTGTTCTGCGTTCCACACGCCTTGCGACGTCGTTTCGAGTGGAAATGGAGCTGGAGAAGACGCACTTCGGTCATTCTCTTTCAGCGGATGAAGCGAAAGTAGTAGCTGCGGCTTTGCAGTTACAGCCGGACGATTTGCACGCAGCATATCCGCTGGAGGTGGCGTCTAACGGACTGCCGTACTTGTTGGTGCCAGTGCGGCAGCATCTGGAGGAAGCAAGAATTGTAGCGCCGGACTTTGCAGAACTCTTGGCTTTATGGGGGGCGAAGTTCGTATATGTGTTTCAGCCGGAGACGCTGGAGGCGCGCACCTGGGATAATCAGGGGTTGGTGGAAGATGTGGCTACCGGAAGCGCGGCAGGGCCTTTATATTCATATCTTGTGCGCCATGGACGCTGCCGTAAAGGCGAACGCATTACTATCAGCCAAGGGCGGCAAGTGGGCCGTCCCAGTCGGATCTATGGTTGGGTGGCAGAGGATGACAGGGTGACCATCCAAGGAGAAGTAGTCTTTTTTGCCGAGGGAATGTTGGCTGCGAGTGTTGCAGAGCGTTTTGCTAGGAGTGAGGCAGCAGGAGGGAAAGCATGA